The proteins below are encoded in one region of Limnochorda pilosa:
- the yajC gene encoding preprotein translocase subunit YajC: MLYFQAQAGQASLITGLLPFILLFVIFYFLLIRPQQQQQKKRNEMLRSLRKGNRVVTVGGIFGEIVGITDETIKLKVTDRVELLLSRSSVNQVLESKTLPAVEEDGAEESEAESGSSGKEA, from the coding sequence ATGCTCTACTTCCAGGCCCAGGCGGGCCAGGCCAGCCTCATCACGGGCCTGCTCCCGTTCATCCTGCTGTTCGTGATCTTCTACTTCCTCCTCATCCGCCCCCAGCAGCAGCAGCAGAAGAAGCGGAACGAGATGCTCCGCAGCCTGCGGAAGGGGAACCGGGTGGTCACCGTGGGCGGCATCTTCGGTGAGATCGTGGGCATCACCGACGAGACCATCAAGCTGAAGGTGACCGACCGGGTGGAGCTTCTCCTGTCGCGCAGCAGCGTCAACCAGGTCCTGGAGAGCAAGACCCTTCCCGCGGTGGAGGAGGACGGTGCAGAGGAGTCCGAGGCCGAGAGCGGCTCGAGCGGCAAGGAAGCCTGA
- the tgt gene encoding tRNA guanosine(34) transglycosylase Tgt, with amino-acid sequence MDGAFEVLARDPASGARAGRLHTAHGVVETPAFMPVGTQASVKTLSSEELEELGASMILGNTYHLYLRPGAGRVAELGGLHRFMAWSGSILTDSGGFQVLSLTALRRVDEEGVTFRSHLDGSTHRLTPEGVVHLQELLGSDVAMVLDECPPYPSPPEEVEASLRRTERWAEIALASHRRDDQLLFGIVQGGMEAGVRRRAARALGKLEFDGYGIGGLSIGEPKETMYRMLEASVPELPPARPRYLMGVGSPDALVEGVARGIDLFDSVLPTRVARHGTVLTRRGPVTVRNARYASDERPLDPSCDCRVCRRYSRAYVRHLLNAGEILGLRLCSYHNLHVLLRLMEEVRAAIRQGTFAEVRRAAAALFPRRQEPAAGPRPAPTTEVTG; translated from the coding sequence ATGGACGGCGCGTTCGAGGTGCTTGCCCGGGACCCGGCCAGCGGCGCCCGGGCGGGGCGGCTGCACACGGCGCACGGGGTGGTGGAGACGCCGGCCTTCATGCCCGTGGGCACCCAGGCGTCGGTGAAGACCCTCTCCAGCGAGGAGCTGGAGGAGCTGGGCGCGTCCATGATCCTGGGCAACACCTACCACCTCTACCTGCGCCCGGGTGCGGGGCGGGTGGCCGAGCTGGGCGGCCTCCACCGGTTCATGGCCTGGAGCGGCAGCATCCTCACCGACTCGGGGGGCTTCCAGGTGCTGAGCCTGACCGCGCTCCGCCGGGTGGACGAGGAGGGGGTCACCTTCCGCTCGCACCTGGACGGCTCCACCCACCGGCTGACCCCCGAGGGTGTGGTCCACCTCCAGGAGCTCCTGGGCAGCGACGTGGCCATGGTGCTCGACGAGTGCCCGCCCTACCCGAGCCCGCCCGAGGAGGTGGAGGCCAGCCTGCGGCGAACGGAGCGGTGGGCGGAGATCGCGCTTGCCTCGCACCGCCGGGACGACCAGCTCCTCTTCGGCATCGTGCAGGGGGGCATGGAGGCGGGCGTGCGCCGCCGGGCGGCGCGCGCCCTGGGGAAGCTCGAGTTCGATGGCTACGGGATCGGGGGGCTCAGCATCGGCGAGCCGAAGGAGACCATGTACCGTATGCTGGAGGCATCGGTGCCGGAGCTTCCGCCGGCCCGGCCCCGCTACCTGATGGGCGTGGGCTCCCCCGACGCGCTGGTGGAGGGCGTGGCCCGGGGCATCGACCTCTTCGACTCGGTGTTGCCCACCCGCGTCGCCCGCCACGGCACCGTGCTCACCCGCCGGGGGCCCGTGACCGTCCGCAACGCCCGCTACGCGTCGGACGAGCGGCCCCTGGACCCGTCGTGCGATTGCAGGGTCTGCCGGCGGTACAGCCGCGCCTACGTGCGTCACCTGCTGAACGCCGGCGAGATCCTGGGTCTAAGGCTCTGCTCGTACCACAACCTGCACGTCCTCCTGCGCCTGATGGAGGAGGTGCGGGCCGCGATCCGCCAGGGGACCTTCGCCGAGGTCCGCCGGGCTGCGGCCGCCCTCTTCCCCCGGCGGCAGGAGCCAGCGGCGGGGCCCCGCCCCGCCCCAACCACGGAGGTGACCGGCTGA
- the queA gene encoding tRNA preQ1(34) S-adenosylmethionine ribosyltransferase-isomerase QueA — MRMDAFDYHLPPGAIAQEPVEPRDASRLLVLRREDGRLEHRIFRDLPEYLAPGDVLVVNESRVRPARLIGEKEGTGGAVELLLLRPDAEGAWECLARPGRRLRAGQRLVFGGGRLRGQVVDPRVPRSPGGEGPSRAAGVRRVRFEHRGPLEQVLEELGRVPLPPYIHRELADPERYQTVYARETGSAAAPTAGLHFTPELLDRIRSMGVVVAPVVLHVGLDTFRPVTEQEAEEHPMHREYYAIPAETAAAVEGARARGGRVVAVGTTSVRALEAAAIRAEGLDPAGDRGAAAGRVPAGSGWTDLYIYPGYRFRAVDALVTNFHLPRSTLLLLVSAFAGRERVLEAYRVAVEAGYRFFSFGDAMVIL; from the coding sequence GTGCGGATGGACGCCTTCGACTACCACCTGCCTCCAGGGGCCATCGCCCAGGAACCGGTGGAACCCCGCGACGCCTCCCGCCTCCTGGTGCTGCGCCGGGAGGACGGCCGGCTGGAGCATCGGATCTTCCGGGACCTGCCCGAGTACCTGGCTCCGGGCGACGTGCTGGTGGTGAACGAGAGCCGGGTACGTCCCGCCCGCCTGATCGGCGAGAAGGAGGGCACGGGCGGGGCGGTGGAGCTCCTCCTCCTGCGGCCCGACGCGGAAGGGGCCTGGGAGTGCCTGGCGCGTCCGGGTCGCCGGCTGCGGGCAGGCCAGCGCCTGGTCTTCGGTGGCGGGAGGCTCCGCGGCCAGGTCGTGGATCCCCGGGTGCCGCGGTCCCCCGGAGGCGAGGGACCCTCCCGGGCGGCGGGGGTCCGGCGGGTGCGCTTCGAGCACCGGGGCCCGCTGGAGCAGGTGCTGGAGGAGCTGGGCCGGGTGCCCCTGCCTCCCTACATCCACAGGGAGCTGGCTGATCCGGAGCGGTACCAGACCGTCTATGCCCGTGAGACAGGCTCGGCGGCGGCGCCCACCGCCGGCCTCCACTTCACGCCCGAGCTCCTGGATCGGATCCGGTCCATGGGCGTGGTGGTGGCGCCGGTGGTGCTCCACGTGGGGCTCGACACCTTCCGCCCCGTGACCGAGCAGGAGGCGGAGGAGCACCCCATGCACCGGGAATACTACGCCATCCCGGCGGAGACGGCCGCCGCGGTGGAAGGGGCCCGGGCGAGGGGCGGGCGGGTGGTGGCCGTGGGCACCACCAGCGTGCGGGCCCTGGAGGCGGCGGCGATCCGGGCCGAAGGGCTGGACCCGGCAGGGGACCGGGGCGCGGCGGCCGGCCGCGTGCCCGCCGGGAGCGGATGGACCGATCTCTACATCTATCCGGGCTACCGCTTCCGGGCGGTGGACGCGCTGGTGACCAACTTTCACCTTCCCCGGTCGACGCTGCTTCTGCTGGTTTCGGCCTTCGCGGGGCGGGAGCGGGTCCTGGAGGCCTATCGGGTGGCGGTGGAGGCAGGGTATCGTTTCTTCAGCTTCGGGGATGCGATGGTGATCCTCTAG
- a CDS encoding cytidine deaminase: MDEHGPSQADLALIEAARRARERAYAPYSGFAVGAAVRSADGRVFEGCNVENASYGLGVCAERVAVFHAVAAGVRRLEAVAVVCGACGPCRPCGACRQVLREFGSGMRVIMAGERGAVEVRRLEELLPDAFGPEDLAGSGA, translated from the coding sequence ATGGACGAGCACGGGCCGAGCCAGGCCGACCTGGCCCTGATCGAGGCCGCGCGCCGGGCCCGGGAGAGGGCCTACGCGCCCTACTCAGGTTTCGCCGTGGGCGCCGCGGTGCGGTCTGCCGATGGGCGGGTCTTCGAGGGGTGCAACGTGGAGAACGCATCGTACGGCCTCGGCGTTTGTGCCGAGCGGGTGGCGGTCTTCCACGCCGTGGCCGCGGGGGTTCGGCGGCTGGAGGCGGTGGCCGTCGTCTGTGGTGCCTGCGGTCCCTGCCGGCCCTGCGGTGCCTGCCGCCAGGTGCTGCGCGAGTTCGGTTCAGGGATGCGGGTGATCATGGCGGGCGAGCGGGGTGCGGTGGAGGTCCGCCGGCTCGAGGAGCTCCTGCCCGACGCCTTCGGCCCCGAAGACCTGGCCGGGTCCGGGGCGTAG
- a CDS encoding diacylglycerol kinase, with the protein MGRKPAAAAGVGWHRARTLAESFRFAWQGFSAALRTQRNLRIHVAAGVLAVATAWALHLPWVQVALVTLAAAAVIGAELFNSALEGLVDLVEARQHPGARQVKDLAAAAVLVAAVGALLVGGVLFLPPLLRLLGR; encoded by the coding sequence ATGGGACGTAAGCCGGCGGCAGCCGCGGGCGTGGGGTGGCACCGGGCCCGCACCCTGGCCGAGTCCTTCCGCTTCGCGTGGCAGGGGTTCTCCGCCGCCCTGCGCACCCAGCGGAACCTTCGGATCCACGTGGCGGCGGGGGTGCTGGCCGTGGCGACCGCGTGGGCCCTGCACCTGCCGTGGGTCCAGGTGGCCCTGGTGACCCTGGCCGCCGCGGCCGTGATCGGCGCGGAGCTCTTCAACTCCGCGCTCGAGGGCTTGGTGGACCTGGTGGAGGCCCGGCAGCACCCCGGAGCCCGGCAGGTGAAGGACTTGGCTGCCGCGGCCGTCCTGGTGGCGGCGGTGGGGGCCCTGCTGGTGGGTGGGGTCCTCTTCCTTCCCCCGCTCCTCCGGCTCCTGGGCCGGTGA
- the ybeY gene encoding rRNA maturation RNase YbeY, producing the protein MNVETSGSQAGSARWREVAPAVHRALEGAAEVLGLPPDTELSLAVMDAGEVHSLNRRYRQVDAPTDVLSFPLLETQPGHPLPADEVPLALGDVVLSLEHVYRQAEAYGHSPQREAAFLAVHGLLHLLGYDHASPGEEARMFALQEEILEGAGLPRHGT; encoded by the coding sequence GTGAACGTGGAGACCAGCGGATCGCAGGCTGGCTCCGCCCGCTGGCGGGAGGTGGCCCCCGCGGTGCACCGGGCCCTGGAGGGGGCGGCGGAGGTGCTGGGCCTGCCCCCCGACACCGAGCTCAGCCTGGCGGTGATGGACGCAGGCGAGGTCCACTCCCTCAACCGGCGCTACCGCCAGGTGGACGCCCCAACGGACGTGCTCTCTTTCCCCCTGCTCGAGACGCAGCCGGGCCACCCGCTGCCCGCAGACGAGGTCCCTCTGGCGCTGGGCGACGTGGTGCTCTCGCTGGAGCACGTCTACCGCCAGGCTGAGGCGTACGGCCACAGCCCGCAGCGGGAGGCGGCCTTCCTGGCGGTGCACGGCCTCCTCCACCTCCTGGGCTACGACCACGCCAGCCCGGGGGAGGAGGCCCGCATGTTCGCACTCCAGGAGGAGATCCTGGAAGGGGCGGGCCTCCCGCGCCATGGGACGTAA
- a CDS encoding HD family phosphohydrolase, with amino-acid sequence MRERLLRLVGRGRAPRPAYGLVALQPAEQAGPGGLPMGRFTERVAAYGRALGGWVRRPTDGRWWLFIGTGLLLLLILAVKSPTGFDLRVGQVASRDIQAPRPVVNRVATEQLREQAAREAVRNAADDPANYRINATVAIQASDAVQDLYARLADFLPSQETPAGQDQDAAPNAAPAQPTETQVVEAVRLLAEAGVPLPASTVRAVLQGGPRELERLAQVSRETVEQVLRTRRVPTEELEAVRGQVGEFLPDQGLSEAQRRLVGLVVAANLRPNLILDPQAVQRVESQARRSVPEVMVQQGQMIVRRGDVATAETVQILQDLGVLRPDRPYRSWAGLALAAFGLVALLGIAIHQFRPALSRDVKQLGLLSLVVGLVATLARIGSVVGWEGAPYLIPVALGSMLVTILVDSQVAVLTTLVTALLTGIMTGFSLEPAVVAVTSGLTAVFSVSRASQRSDVTRAGFLVGAAALVTILALGLARGTSALVPLAWVGLVNGLISSVGTLGLLPYLETAFSITSSIRLLELANPNQPLLRRLLMEAPGTYHHSIMVGNLAEAAAEATGGDSLLVRVGALYHDIGKIRRPYFFVENQFSGENPHDKIAPSLSTLIIVSHVRDGLELAREYGLPPMVVDFIAQHHGTDLVRYFYNKALENNRGGTVEEKDFRYPGPKPQTRETAILMLADGVEATVRSLNRPTPGRIEGVVRRSIKGRLESGQLDSSELTLKDLDKIAGAFVKVLNGVYHTRVEYPERLVKEMQARRA; translated from the coding sequence GTGCGCGAGAGGCTTCTGCGGCTGGTCGGGCGGGGCCGGGCGCCCCGGCCGGCGTACGGCCTGGTGGCCCTTCAGCCGGCGGAGCAGGCTGGCCCGGGAGGTTTGCCCATGGGTCGCTTCACCGAACGGGTGGCTGCCTACGGCCGGGCCTTGGGGGGGTGGGTTCGCCGCCCCACGGACGGTCGCTGGTGGCTCTTCATCGGAACCGGTCTCCTGCTCCTGCTGATCCTGGCCGTGAAGAGCCCCACCGGCTTCGACCTGCGGGTGGGCCAGGTGGCCTCGCGCGACATCCAGGCGCCCCGGCCGGTGGTGAACCGGGTGGCCACCGAGCAGCTGCGCGAGCAGGCCGCGCGGGAGGCCGTCCGCAACGCGGCCGACGATCCCGCCAACTACCGGATCAACGCCACGGTGGCCATCCAGGCATCCGACGCCGTCCAGGATCTCTACGCGCGCTTGGCCGACTTCTTGCCCTCCCAGGAGACGCCGGCCGGCCAGGATCAGGACGCGGCGCCGAACGCCGCCCCGGCCCAGCCCACCGAAACCCAGGTGGTGGAAGCGGTCCGGCTCCTGGCCGAGGCCGGCGTGCCCTTGCCCGCTTCCACGGTGCGGGCGGTCCTGCAGGGCGGCCCGCGGGAGTTGGAGCGCCTGGCGCAGGTCAGCCGGGAGACGGTCGAGCAGGTGCTGCGCACGCGGCGGGTGCCCACCGAGGAGCTGGAGGCGGTGCGCGGCCAGGTGGGCGAGTTCCTCCCCGATCAGGGCCTGAGCGAGGCCCAGCGCCGGCTGGTGGGCCTGGTGGTGGCCGCCAACCTGCGGCCCAACCTGATCCTGGACCCGCAGGCCGTGCAGCGGGTGGAGAGCCAGGCACGCCGCTCGGTGCCCGAGGTGATGGTGCAGCAGGGTCAGATGATCGTGCGCCGCGGGGACGTGGCCACGGCGGAGACGGTCCAGATCCTGCAGGACCTGGGCGTCCTGCGGCCGGACCGCCCCTACCGCTCGTGGGCGGGGCTGGCCCTGGCCGCCTTCGGGCTCGTGGCGTTGCTGGGGATCGCGATCCACCAGTTCCGGCCGGCCTTGAGCCGTGACGTGAAGCAGCTCGGGCTCCTCTCGCTGGTGGTAGGGCTGGTGGCGACCCTGGCCCGCATCGGCTCGGTGGTGGGTTGGGAAGGGGCCCCCTACCTGATCCCGGTGGCTCTGGGCAGCATGCTGGTCACCATCCTGGTGGACTCGCAGGTGGCCGTGCTCACGACCCTGGTGACGGCGCTCCTTACCGGGATCATGACCGGCTTCTCCCTGGAGCCGGCGGTGGTGGCCGTGACCAGCGGGCTGACCGCGGTCTTCAGCGTCTCCCGGGCCTCCCAGCGCTCCGACGTGACCCGGGCGGGCTTCCTGGTGGGCGCCGCCGCACTGGTCACCATCCTCGCCCTCGGTCTGGCCCGGGGCACCTCGGCGCTGGTGCCCCTCGCGTGGGTGGGCCTGGTGAACGGGCTCATCAGCTCGGTCGGCACCCTGGGCCTGCTGCCCTACCTGGAGACGGCCTTCAGCATCACCAGCTCCATCCGCCTGCTGGAGCTGGCCAACCCCAACCAGCCCCTCCTGCGGCGTCTCCTCATGGAGGCACCCGGAACCTACCATCACAGCATCATGGTGGGGAACCTGGCCGAGGCGGCCGCGGAGGCGACCGGGGGCGACAGCCTCCTGGTGCGGGTAGGCGCCCTCTACCACGACATCGGCAAGATCCGGCGCCCCTACTTTTTCGTGGAGAACCAGTTCTCGGGCGAGAACCCGCACGACAAGATCGCGCCCTCCCTCAGCACCCTCATCATCGTCTCCCACGTGCGGGACGGCCTCGAGCTCGCCCGGGAGTACGGGCTCCCGCCCATGGTCGTCGACTTCATCGCGCAGCATCACGGGACCGACCTGGTCCGCTACTTCTACAACAAGGCCCTGGAGAACAACCGGGGCGGGACCGTGGAGGAGAAGGACTTCCGTTATCCGGGCCCCAAGCCCCAGACCCGGGAGACCGCCATCCTCATGCTGGCCGACGGTGTGGAGGCCACCGTCCGGAGCCTGAACCGGCCCACCCCGGGACGGATCGAGGGTGTCGTGCGCCGGAGCATCAAGGGCCGCCTGGAGTCGGGGCAGCTGGACTCCTCGGAGCTGACCCTGAAGGACCTGGACAAGATCGCGGGCGCCTTCGTCAAGGTCCTGAACGGCGTCTACCACACGCGGGTGGAGTACCCGGAGCGCCTGGTGAAGGAGATGCAGGCCCGCCGCGCGTGA
- a CDS encoding sporulation protein YqfD, whose protein sequence is MRDRWRRFLTGYVILRLRGGRLEAFLNETSRSVPLFRVKRHGPRLAVGQVARHDFRRLRPIARRRGVQVTLLERVGLPFLLARARRHPFFWMGMGVSALLFLWFSSYVWVVEVVGTHRLSADEIRAGAAALGLHPGALRRDVDPRRLEDGLLLDNPLLTWTDVRLEGIRAEIRVAERSAPPLGSDTPGDLVALRDGVVVQAVAFQGSLQVKAGDTVARGQVLVSGRLDPGSLDHQQRVLAGDSPVVHAEGVVRARVGYDAEAEVPLAETVEEVTGRPRRSYGLEVAGRAVLVGPRPDPARVVPWRIPIHLGPLALPLALRMDERWPVVRHQVERTPQEALAEAEARARRAVMERIGDGATLLEETVERYRPGPGRVGVRIRVETLEEIGHFVPYR, encoded by the coding sequence GTGCGCGACCGCTGGCGCCGCTTCCTCACGGGATACGTGATCCTTCGCCTCCGCGGGGGCCGCCTGGAGGCCTTCCTGAACGAGACCAGCCGCAGTGTTCCCCTCTTCCGCGTGAAACGCCACGGGCCGCGGCTCGCGGTGGGCCAGGTGGCCCGCCACGATTTCCGCCGGCTTCGGCCCATCGCCCGCCGCAGGGGCGTTCAGGTGACCCTGCTGGAGCGGGTGGGCCTTCCCTTCCTGCTGGCCCGCGCCCGACGCCACCCCTTTTTCTGGATGGGGATGGGGGTTTCCGCCCTCCTCTTCCTCTGGTTTTCTTCCTACGTGTGGGTGGTGGAGGTGGTGGGCACCCACCGCCTGAGCGCCGACGAGATCCGGGCCGGGGCGGCGGCTCTAGGCCTGCACCCGGGCGCCCTGCGCCGGGACGTGGACCCCCGCCGGCTGGAGGACGGCCTCTTGCTGGACAACCCGCTCCTCACCTGGACGGACGTGCGGCTGGAGGGAATCCGGGCGGAGATCCGGGTGGCCGAACGATCCGCTCCTCCTCTGGGCAGCGACACCCCCGGCGACCTGGTGGCCCTGCGCGACGGGGTGGTGGTGCAGGCGGTGGCCTTCCAGGGGAGCCTTCAGGTGAAGGCAGGCGACACGGTGGCCCGGGGCCAGGTGCTGGTCAGCGGGCGGCTGGACCCGGGAAGCCTTGACCACCAGCAGAGGGTGCTCGCGGGCGACTCGCCCGTGGTGCACGCCGAAGGGGTGGTTCGGGCGCGGGTGGGCTACGACGCCGAGGCCGAGGTGCCGCTGGCGGAGACGGTCGAAGAGGTGACCGGCCGGCCCCGGCGGAGCTACGGCCTGGAGGTGGCCGGGCGCGCTGTGCTGGTGGGCCCCAGGCCAGACCCCGCCCGCGTGGTGCCCTGGCGGATACCGATCCACCTGGGGCCGCTGGCGCTGCCCCTGGCCCTCCGCATGGACGAGCGCTGGCCGGTGGTGCGCCACCAGGTGGAACGCACGCCCCAGGAGGCGCTGGCCGAGGCCGAGGCCAGGGCCCGCCGGGCCGTCATGGAACGGATCGGAGACGGTGCCACGCTCCTCGAGGAGACGGTGGAACGCTACCGCCCCGGCCCGGGGCGGGTGGGCGTGCGGATACGCGTGGAGACCCTGGAAGAGATCGGCCATTTCGTCCCCTACCGCTGA
- the yqfC gene encoding sporulation protein YqfC gives MGGPNVGSGRRAADGLARPWQRLVGWLELPEEVMLDLPRATVIGRERCLIENHRGLVRFTAHEVVVQSRLGPLRVMGDRLEIERLAGEELVLRGRIDQIDYPSPAGRRA, from the coding sequence ATGGGCGGTCCGAACGTGGGGTCAGGGCGACGGGCTGCCGACGGCCTGGCGCGCCCGTGGCAGCGCCTGGTAGGGTGGCTCGAGCTGCCCGAAGAGGTGATGCTCGACCTGCCTCGGGCGACCGTGATCGGCCGGGAGCGCTGCCTGATCGAGAACCATCGAGGCCTGGTCCGCTTCACGGCCCATGAGGTGGTGGTCCAGAGCCGGCTGGGTCCGCTCCGCGTCATGGGAGACCGCCTGGAGATCGAGCGCCTGGCGGGCGAGGAGCTCGTGCTCCGAGGCCGGATCGATCAGATCGACTATCCTTCGCCCGCCGGCCGGAGGGCGTGA
- the floA gene encoding flotillin-like protein FloA (flotillin-like protein involved in membrane lipid rafts) gives MELFAPVFILVLIILAVSLLFYFVPVGLWISALAAGVRLGIVQLIGMRLRRVPPAAIVLPMIKAEKAGLDAALDKLEAHFLAGGNVDRVIDALIAAQRAEIPLSFERAAAIDLAGRNVLEAVQMSVNPKVIETPIVSAVAKDGIELKAKARVTVRANIDRLVGGAGEPTVIARVGEGIVTTVGSSETHKQVLENPDRISATVLSKGLDAGTAFEILSIDIADVDVGRNIGAALQVDQAEADKNIAEAKAAERRFAALALEQEMRARVQEMRARVVEAEAEVPKALSQALREGKLGVMDYYGMQNLLADTRMRESVAGPSRGEEEALGEPEKEGPRS, from the coding sequence GTGGAGCTCTTCGCACCCGTGTTCATCCTGGTCCTGATCATCCTGGCCGTCTCGCTGCTCTTCTACTTCGTCCCCGTGGGCCTCTGGATCTCGGCCCTGGCGGCGGGGGTGCGCCTGGGCATCGTCCAGCTCATCGGCATGCGGCTGCGGCGGGTGCCGCCCGCGGCCATCGTCCTGCCCATGATCAAGGCCGAGAAGGCCGGGCTCGACGCGGCCCTGGACAAGCTGGAGGCCCACTTCCTGGCCGGCGGCAACGTGGACCGGGTGATCGACGCCCTCATCGCCGCGCAGCGGGCTGAGATCCCCCTGAGCTTCGAGCGGGCCGCGGCCATCGACCTGGCGGGCCGGAACGTGCTCGAGGCGGTCCAGATGAGCGTGAACCCCAAGGTCATCGAGACGCCCATCGTCTCCGCGGTGGCCAAGGACGGCATCGAGCTGAAGGCGAAGGCCCGGGTGACGGTGCGGGCCAACATCGACCGGTTGGTGGGGGGCGCCGGCGAGCCCACGGTGATCGCCCGGGTGGGCGAGGGTATCGTGACCACCGTAGGCTCCTCCGAGACCCACAAGCAGGTCCTGGAGAACCCGGACCGCATCTCCGCGACGGTCCTCTCCAAGGGGCTGGACGCGGGCACCGCCTTCGAGATCCTCTCCATCGACATCGCCGACGTGGACGTGGGCCGCAACATCGGGGCCGCGCTCCAGGTGGACCAGGCCGAGGCCGACAAGAACATCGCCGAAGCCAAGGCCGCCGAGCGCCGTTTCGCCGCCCTGGCCCTGGAGCAGGAGATGCGCGCCCGGGTCCAGGAGATGCGGGCCCGGGTGGTGGAGGCCGAGGCCGAGGTTCCGAAGGCGCTTTCCCAGGCGCTGCGCGAGGGGAAGCTGGGCGTGATGGACTACTACGGGATGCAGAACCTCCTGGCCGACACCCGCATGCGGGAGAGCGTGGCCGGACCCTCCCGGGGCGAGGAGGAGGCCCTGGGCGAGCCTGAGAAGGAAGGCCCGCGATCGTGA
- a CDS encoding NfeD family protein: MVLLMAGTLALGATHPGAGAQAAAGAGSPQGAGPVLVIPVKGTIEPGLASFVERGLAEAARRGTPLVVLEIDTFGGRVDAATELRDVLLATPVRVVALVHDRAWSAGALIALAAPAVAVTPGASIGAAEPRPADAKTIAAVRAEFEATARARGRPADVAAAMVDARVVLPGLVAEGQILSLDGEAAVRWGVADWLVPDRDELLRTLGFLDPPVEVLAPTPAERVARFLTDPTVSALLMGLGLAGLVVELFTPGVGVPGAVGLGSLALFFGGRMVAGLAGWEAAALFLVGLVLLALELFVTPGFGVLGILGIVALLGGLVIAFPDPGQGATVLLLGLVVAGGLVALGWRRFRRTSAFSRLVLMTRQERAQGYVAPALGLEKLVGAQGVARTPLRPSGSVVIGGHPVDAVSQGAFIAAGRPVRVVAVDGLRVVVEEEHPAGS; this comes from the coding sequence GTGGTCCTGCTCATGGCCGGGACGCTGGCCCTCGGAGCGACCCACCCGGGGGCGGGCGCGCAGGCGGCCGCCGGCGCCGGTTCCCCCCAGGGCGCGGGCCCGGTGCTGGTGATCCCGGTGAAGGGCACCATCGAGCCGGGGCTGGCCAGCTTCGTGGAGCGGGGGCTGGCCGAGGCCGCACGCCGGGGCACGCCGCTGGTGGTGCTGGAGATCGACACCTTCGGGGGCCGGGTGGACGCGGCCACAGAGCTGCGGGACGTGCTGCTGGCCACCCCGGTGCGGGTGGTGGCCCTGGTGCACGATCGGGCCTGGTCTGCCGGCGCCCTCATCGCCCTGGCCGCGCCGGCCGTCGCCGTCACCCCGGGAGCGAGCATCGGCGCCGCCGAACCCCGGCCTGCCGATGCCAAGACCATCGCCGCCGTCCGGGCCGAGTTCGAGGCGACCGCCCGGGCCCGGGGACGGCCGGCGGACGTGGCGGCGGCCATGGTGGACGCCCGGGTGGTCCTTCCCGGCCTGGTGGCCGAGGGGCAGATCCTGAGCCTCGACGGTGAGGCAGCGGTCCGCTGGGGTGTGGCCGACTGGCTCGTACCGGATCGGGACGAGCTCCTGCGGACCCTGGGCTTCCTGGACCCGCCGGTGGAGGTGCTTGCCCCCACACCGGCCGAGCGGGTGGCCCGCTTCCTCACCGACCCCACGGTCTCCGCGCTCCTCATGGGCCTCGGGCTGGCCGGCCTGGTGGTGGAGCTCTTCACCCCCGGGGTGGGAGTTCCCGGGGCGGTGGGGTTGGGGTCGCTGGCACTCTTCTTCGGCGGAAGGATGGTGGCGGGGCTGGCGGGCTGGGAGGCAGCGGCGCTTTTCCTGGTGGGGCTGGTGCTCCTGGCGCTGGAGCTCTTCGTGACGCCGGGGTTCGGGGTGTTGGGGATCCTGGGCATCGTGGCGCTTCTGGGGGGCCTGGTGATCGCCTTCCCCGATCCCGGCCAGGGAGCCACCGTGCTCCTGCTGGGTCTGGTGGTGGCGGGGGGGCTCGTCGCCCTGGGTTGGCGCCGGTTCCGGCGCACCAGTGCCTTCTCGCGGCTGGTGCTGATGACCCGCCAGGAGCGGGCCCAGGGGTACGTGGCGCCAGCCCTCGGGCTGGAGAAGCTGGTGGGGGCGCAGGGCGTGGCCCGCACCCCGCTTCGCCCCTCGGGCAGCGTGGTGATCGGCGGGCACCCCGTGGACGCCGTGAGCCAGGGAGCCTTCATCGCGGCGGGGCGTCCCGTGCGGGTGGTGGCGGTGGACGGGCTGCGGGTGGTGGTCGAGGAGGAGCATCCGGCCGGGTCCTGA
- the rpsU gene encoding 30S ribosomal protein S21, with protein sequence MSEVRVGPNESLDHALRRFRKTVRRSGVMSDARRKEYYDKPSVRRKKKAEAARKKQRRRGE encoded by the coding sequence ATGTCAGAGGTTCGCGTTGGGCCGAACGAGTCGCTGGATCACGCCCTCAGGCGTTTTCGGAAAACCGTGAGACGGTCCGGGGTCATGTCGGACGCGCGTCGCAAGGAGTACTACGACAAGCCGAGCGTCCGCCGCAAGAAGAAGGCGGAGGCGGCCCGCAAGAAGCAGCGGCGTCGTGGGGAGTAA